A stretch of the Mesorhizobium huakuii genome encodes the following:
- a CDS encoding beta strand repeat-containing protein, which produces MALTLFVGSTGPAEATCTGPSGGVETCAGAGTQSDISYTAPGVTTLNVNTLTIDPSRISLTGTGAAPSAPGEAHYTCSTGIASDCTITLAVPANGSNPAQPEKCVVNSGATSGATCVAPPPVAAGGPSGNSGPTLVVNYNQPTANTNTPNSGAVIATGTIGVLGASNGSRGGNGSNGYVFSDGGDGANGADGGTVTVNVDGAVKTSNNCVLPTACPNAGIVASSVGGDGGDGGDAKGISGDAGDGGLGGSGGNATVNFNSGSVETLGNYSAGIAAISQGGHGGNGGGGGGLVFNPGGGSPAGAGGNANVFTGVGTAITTYGIYSHGIAAQSIGGGGGGSAGGFGLFSSSGGGGGNGGNGGIVQVINNANITTWGNNSQGILAQTIGGGGGDGGSNFGLFASGGSGSLGGNGGPANVVTVSVTNSGAIVTHGQESNGILAQSIGGGGGNGGNSGGLVSLGGDGASTTNGGIVEVTNTSAGSISTDGKQSAGIFAQSVGGGGGNGGTSGGLFSAGGKGGAGGNGARVTVINAGDIETGKNGAGSVNSAGIFAQSVGGGGGNGGGAFSGGIGFSVAIGGAGGSGGTSGAVEVLRDANDTAYSIITHGDQSDAVFAQSIGGGGGNGGFSVSGAVGVLALAMGGAAGNASDGNIVTVETAGSLTTYGQGSRGIFAQSIGGTGGNGGAAIAVAVNATGTFAAAIGIGGDGGAGGASKLVTVSSLSDISTAGNNAGGIVAQSVGGGGGNGGYSIGGAIGGAVGIAVNIGGKGAGGGYGADVIVGSSGSIHTKGNNSTGILAQSVGGGGGNGGFTISAALGGGAASVGLGGAGADGSNAGNVTVNADGAGHAVATGYTGTWNLVTEGKNAVGIQAESIGGGGGNGGFSGSLAAGGLVGVGVSLGGSGGGGGDAGTATVNNGKKVGNTVTQNNILTIDDNSTGILAQSIGGGGGNGGFAVTLSVSGSYEGAGGAAAVSVGGSGATGGVGKDVFVTSYGNIATYGKQSDGILAQSIGGGGGNGGFSVAGTFTTGALGASVAVGGSGGSGQSAGEVTVTSTGNIQTHGDQSIGIMAQSVGGGGGNGGFAGAGAITLQGVSAAVGLGGNGAGGGSAETVRVTSTGDITTYGDQAIGILAQSVGGGGGNGGSTVSLALAKDAGIGVALGGKGGAAGNGLDVTVISTGNISTGAGFISGGVRGTGAAGILAQSVGGGGGNGGFAGTLGGGKSIAVGVAFGGSGAGGGSADIVKVTSTGNISTNFDNSSGIIAQSIGGGGGNGGFSVAVTGALGDPDAATASVAIGGKGGVGGVGKDVTVTSTGTITTTGKFSNGILAQSIGGGGGNGGFAVAGSATTGNAGIGVGVGGTGATGSTAGKVIVNSYSVVDSNGQPVLQAPPANTVSIWTQGDNSSGIFAQSVGGGGGSGGFAGSLGVGLGGGGLGVSIGGGAGSGSTADTVTVTSYNNILTGGKDSFGIMAQSVGGGGGNGGFAIALAGSKDMAASVAVGGSGSSGGNAAVVTVTSHGNIETDGDGSHAIFAQSVGGGGGNGGGAVAGTLTGQGTGSLAVGVGGSGDNGGDGKAVTVTSTGDLRTEGLKADGILAQSIGGGGGNGGFSGALAITTGAGAIGVGVGGSGKGGGNADTVTVTSTGNIVTLKNGSNGILAQSVGGGGGNGGAAVTIAGAGQKAAAAVSVGGSGAKGGTSQLVTVNNIGTINTTGDKANGILAQSIGGGGGTGGFAISGEMVVDGAGGASVSVGGNGGAGQDGGRVIVNSNVGTTLANNNATIHTVGGDSNGIFAQSVGGGGGDGGFSGAVSVTGQNAKAAIAVSVGGSGAGSGDGKIVNVTSVDNILTEGNGANGILAQSVGGGGGNGGFSFAATIKGSLGKNPSKNGAVSVSLGGGAGSGGDAEKVTVDSTGIIQTGGDKAFGVLAQSVGGGGGTGGLSVAAALNLGEGGNQITAAVGGEGGGGGTGGEVLLTRHGSTITTGDQSVGLFAQSVGGSGGNGGMAISGVIAGTDAKTLSASVGGFGGAGTNSGKVTIDNTGAISTYGVESHAIQAQSIGGGGGNGGMAVSAVIGSLGTGTNFNAGVTVGGFGGDAGFAGDVFVTNHGLLQTGLLAAGRP; this is translated from the coding sequence ATGGCGCTGACGCTGTTCGTCGGCTCGACGGGTCCTGCCGAAGCGACTTGCACGGGGCCAAGTGGTGGCGTCGAGACCTGTGCGGGAGCTGGAACGCAGTCCGATATCAGCTACACCGCGCCTGGCGTCACGACGCTCAACGTCAACACGCTGACGATCGATCCCAGCCGGATATCGCTGACGGGGACAGGTGCGGCGCCATCTGCTCCCGGCGAGGCGCACTATACGTGCAGCACCGGCATCGCGAGCGACTGCACAATCACGTTGGCGGTTCCCGCGAACGGCAGCAATCCGGCCCAGCCGGAAAAATGCGTGGTCAATTCCGGCGCTACGAGCGGCGCGACCTGCGTGGCGCCACCGCCGGTCGCTGCGGGCGGGCCCTCCGGCAATTCCGGTCCGACACTTGTGGTCAACTACAATCAGCCCACCGCCAACACCAACACGCCGAACAGCGGCGCGGTGATCGCGACCGGCACCATCGGTGTTCTCGGCGCTTCCAACGGCAGCCGCGGCGGCAATGGTAGCAACGGCTACGTCTTCTCCGATGGCGGTGACGGCGCCAATGGCGCGGATGGCGGCACCGTGACCGTCAACGTTGATGGGGCCGTCAAGACGAGCAACAATTGCGTGTTGCCAACAGCTTGTCCTAATGCGGGCATCGTGGCCAGCAGCGTCGGCGGCGATGGCGGCGATGGCGGCGACGCCAAGGGCATTTCGGGCGATGCCGGCGATGGCGGGCTGGGCGGTAGCGGTGGCAATGCCACGGTCAATTTCAACAGCGGTAGTGTCGAAACGCTGGGTAATTATTCGGCGGGCATCGCAGCCATCAGCCAGGGCGGCCATGGCGGCAATGGCGGCGGCGGCGGCGGCCTGGTCTTCAATCCGGGCGGCGGCAGCCCGGCAGGTGCCGGCGGCAACGCCAATGTCTTCACCGGTGTCGGCACGGCGATCACCACCTACGGCATCTATTCGCACGGCATAGCCGCGCAGTCGATCGGCGGCGGCGGCGGCGGCAGTGCCGGTGGTTTCGGCCTGTTTTCGTCCTCCGGCGGCGGCGGCGGCAATGGCGGCAATGGCGGCATCGTGCAGGTGATCAACAATGCCAATATCACCACCTGGGGCAACAATTCACAGGGCATCCTGGCCCAGACGATCGGCGGCGGCGGCGGCGACGGCGGTTCGAACTTCGGCCTGTTCGCCTCGGGCGGCAGCGGCAGTCTCGGTGGCAATGGCGGTCCGGCGAATGTCGTGACGGTCAGCGTCACCAATTCCGGCGCGATCGTCACCCATGGCCAGGAATCGAACGGCATCCTGGCGCAGTCGATTGGTGGCGGTGGCGGCAATGGCGGCAATTCAGGCGGTCTCGTGTCGCTTGGCGGCGACGGCGCCTCGACCACCAATGGCGGCATCGTCGAAGTGACGAACACATCAGCCGGTTCGATCAGCACCGACGGCAAGCAGTCCGCCGGCATCTTCGCACAGTCGGTCGGTGGCGGCGGCGGCAATGGCGGCACCTCCGGCGGCCTGTTCTCGGCCGGCGGCAAGGGCGGCGCCGGCGGCAATGGCGCGCGGGTGACGGTGATCAATGCCGGTGATATCGAGACCGGAAAAAATGGTGCCGGTTCCGTCAATTCCGCCGGTATTTTCGCACAGTCGGTCGGCGGCGGCGGCGGCAATGGCGGTGGTGCTTTCTCCGGCGGCATCGGCTTCAGCGTGGCGATTGGCGGCGCCGGCGGGAGTGGCGGCACGTCCGGCGCGGTGGAGGTGCTGCGCGACGCCAACGATACCGCCTATTCGATCATCACCCATGGCGACCAGTCGGATGCCGTTTTCGCGCAATCGATTGGCGGCGGCGGCGGCAATGGCGGATTTTCGGTTTCGGGCGCGGTCGGCGTGCTTGCGCTCGCCATGGGCGGGGCTGCCGGCAATGCCAGTGACGGCAACATCGTGACGGTGGAGACCGCCGGCTCGCTGACCACTTATGGCCAAGGATCGCGCGGTATCTTCGCGCAATCGATCGGCGGCACGGGCGGCAATGGCGGCGCCGCGATCGCGGTGGCGGTCAACGCCACCGGGACATTCGCGGCGGCGATCGGTATTGGCGGCGATGGCGGCGCCGGCGGTGCATCGAAATTGGTGACCGTGTCGAGCCTCAGCGACATCTCGACGGCCGGCAACAATGCCGGCGGCATCGTTGCCCAATCGGTCGGCGGTGGCGGCGGCAATGGCGGCTATTCGATCGGCGGTGCCATCGGCGGCGCGGTCGGTATTGCCGTCAATATTGGCGGCAAGGGTGCCGGCGGTGGTTATGGTGCCGACGTCATTGTCGGCAGTTCCGGTTCGATCCACACGAAAGGCAACAATTCGACCGGCATCCTGGCGCAGTCGGTCGGCGGCGGCGGCGGCAATGGCGGCTTCACCATCTCGGCGGCCCTTGGCGGCGGCGCGGCGAGCGTCGGCCTTGGCGGCGCGGGCGCGGACGGCAGCAATGCGGGCAACGTCACCGTCAATGCCGACGGCGCCGGCCATGCGGTCGCCACCGGCTATACCGGCACCTGGAACCTTGTCACCGAAGGCAAGAACGCGGTCGGCATCCAGGCCGAAAGCATCGGTGGTGGTGGCGGTAATGGCGGCTTCTCCGGCAGCCTCGCGGCGGGCGGCCTTGTCGGTGTCGGCGTCAGCCTCGGCGGCTCCGGTGGGGGCGGCGGCGACGCTGGTACGGCGACCGTCAACAATGGCAAGAAGGTCGGCAACACCGTCACCCAGAACAACATCCTGACGATAGACGACAACTCGACCGGCATCCTGGCGCAGTCGATCGGTGGTGGCGGCGGCAATGGCGGCTTTGCCGTGACGCTCAGCGTTTCCGGTTCCTATGAAGGTGCTGGCGGCGCGGCCGCGGTCTCGGTCGGCGGCAGCGGTGCCACCGGTGGCGTCGGCAAGGACGTTTTCGTCACCAGCTACGGCAACATCGCCACTTATGGCAAACAGTCCGACGGCATACTGGCGCAGTCGATCGGCGGTGGCGGCGGCAATGGCGGCTTCAGCGTCGCCGGCACGTTCACGACCGGCGCGCTGGGCGCTTCGGTGGCCGTCGGCGGCAGTGGCGGCAGCGGGCAGAGCGCCGGCGAGGTGACGGTGACCTCGACCGGCAACATCCAGACCCATGGCGACCAGTCGATCGGCATCATGGCGCAGTCGGTCGGTGGCGGTGGCGGCAATGGCGGCTTCGCCGGCGCCGGCGCGATCACGCTGCAGGGCGTCAGCGCCGCGGTCGGCCTTGGCGGCAATGGCGCCGGCGGCGGCAGCGCGGAAACCGTCCGCGTCACCTCGACCGGCGATATCACGACCTATGGCGACCAGGCGATCGGCATTCTGGCGCAGTCGGTCGGCGGCGGTGGCGGCAATGGCGGCTCGACCGTTTCGCTGGCGCTTGCCAAGGATGCCGGTATCGGCGTGGCGCTGGGCGGCAAGGGCGGCGCGGCGGGCAATGGCCTCGATGTCACAGTCATCTCGACCGGCAACATCTCGACCGGCGCCGGCTTCATATCAGGCGGTGTTCGCGGCACGGGTGCTGCCGGCATCCTGGCGCAATCGGTTGGCGGCGGCGGCGGCAATGGCGGCTTCGCCGGCACGCTTGGCGGCGGCAAGTCGATCGCTGTCGGCGTGGCGTTTGGCGGCAGCGGCGCCGGCGGCGGCAGCGCCGATATCGTCAAGGTCACCTCGACCGGCAACATCTCGACCAATTTTGACAATTCGTCCGGTATCATCGCCCAGTCGATCGGTGGCGGCGGTGGCAATGGCGGCTTCAGTGTTGCCGTAACCGGTGCGCTCGGCGATCCCGATGCGGCAACGGCGTCGGTCGCGATCGGCGGCAAGGGCGGCGTCGGCGGCGTCGGCAAGGACGTGACGGTGACGAGCACCGGCACGATCACGACGACAGGCAAATTCTCCAACGGCATCCTGGCGCAGTCGATCGGCGGCGGCGGTGGCAATGGCGGCTTCGCGGTCGCCGGCTCGGCCACGACAGGCAATGCCGGCATCGGCGTCGGCGTCGGCGGCACGGGCGCCACCGGCTCGACCGCTGGCAAGGTGATCGTCAACAGCTACAGCGTCGTCGACTCCAATGGCCAGCCGGTGCTGCAGGCGCCGCCCGCAAACACCGTCTCGATCTGGACCCAGGGCGACAATTCATCGGGCATCTTCGCGCAGTCGGTCGGCGGCGGCGGCGGTTCGGGCGGCTTCGCCGGCAGCCTCGGCGTCGGACTCGGCGGTGGCGGGCTGGGCGTCAGCATCGGCGGCGGCGCCGGATCCGGCTCGACCGCCGATACCGTCACCGTCACCAGCTACAACAACATCCTGACCGGAGGGAAAGATTCCTTCGGCATCATGGCGCAGTCGGTCGGCGGCGGTGGCGGCAATGGCGGCTTTGCCATTGCGCTGGCCGGCAGCAAGGATATGGCGGCGAGTGTCGCGGTTGGCGGCTCCGGCTCGAGCGGCGGCAACGCCGCGGTCGTGACTGTAACCAGCCACGGCAACATCGAAACCGACGGCGACGGCTCGCATGCGATCTTCGCACAGTCCGTCGGCGGCGGTGGCGGCAATGGCGGTGGCGCCGTGGCCGGCACTTTGACCGGCCAGGGCACCGGCAGTCTGGCCGTCGGTGTCGGCGGTTCCGGCGACAATGGCGGCGACGGCAAAGCGGTGACCGTCACCTCGACCGGCGATCTCAGGACCGAAGGTTTGAAGGCCGACGGCATCCTGGCACAGTCGATCGGCGGCGGCGGCGGCAATGGCGGCTTCTCCGGCGCGCTGGCGATCACCACGGGGGCCGGCGCGATCGGCGTCGGTGTCGGCGGTTCAGGCAAGGGCGGCGGCAATGCCGACACGGTCACCGTGACCTCGACCGGCAACATCGTCACCCTCAAGAACGGTTCGAACGGCATATTGGCGCAATCGGTCGGCGGCGGCGGCGGCAATGGCGGAGCCGCGGTCACCATCGCCGGCGCCGGCCAGAAAGCGGCCGCGGCGGTATCGGTTGGCGGCAGCGGCGCCAAGGGTGGCACTTCCCAGCTGGTCACGGTCAACAACATCGGCACGATCAACACGACCGGCGACAAGGCGAACGGTATCCTTGCCCAGTCGATCGGTGGCGGCGGCGGCACTGGCGGCTTCGCCATTTCCGGAGAGATGGTGGTCGACGGCGCCGGTGGCGCCAGCGTCAGCGTCGGCGGCAATGGTGGTGCCGGCCAGGATGGCGGCCGCGTCATCGTCAACAGCAATGTCGGCACTACGCTCGCCAACAACAACGCGACCATTCACACCGTTGGCGGGGATTCGAATGGCATCTTCGCGCAGTCGGTCGGCGGCGGCGGTGGCGATGGCGGCTTCTCCGGTGCTGTTTCGGTCACCGGCCAGAATGCCAAGGCCGCGATCGCGGTGTCTGTCGGCGGCTCCGGTGCGGGCTCCGGCGATGGCAAGATCGTCAACGTCACCTCGGTGGACAACATCCTGACCGAAGGCAATGGCGCGAACGGGATTCTCGCGCAGTCGGTCGGCGGCGGTGGCGGCAATGGTGGGTTCTCCTTTGCCGCGACGATCAAAGGCTCACTCGGCAAGAACCCGAGCAAGAACGGCGCGGTCTCGGTATCGCTGGGTGGCGGTGCTGGTTCGGGTGGCGATGCCGAGAAGGTTACGGTCGATTCCACCGGCATCATCCAGACCGGCGGCGACAAGGCCTTCGGCGTGCTGGCGCAATCGGTCGGCGGTGGCGGCGGCACCGGCGGGCTTAGCGTGGCGGCAGCGCTCAACCTCGGTGAGGGCGGCAACCAGATCACCGCCGCGGTCGGCGGCGAGGGCGGCGGCGGCGGCACCGGCGGCGAAGTTCTGCTGACGCGCCACGGCTCGACCATCACCACCGGCGATCAGTCCGTCGGCCTGTTCGCACAATCGGTTGGCGGCAGCGGCGGCAATGGCGGCATGGCGATCTCCGGCGTGATTGCCGGCACCGATGCCAAGACCCTGTCGGCCAGCGTCGGCGGCTTCGGCGGCGCCGGCACCAACAGTGGCAAGGTGACGATCGACAACACCGGTGCGATTTCGACCTACGGCGTCGAATCGCACGCCATCCAGGCGCAGTCGATCGGCGGCGGCGGCGGCAATGGCGGCATGGCCGTCTCGGCCGTCATCGGCTCGCTCGGCACCGGAACCAATTTCAATGCCGGTGTGACCGTTGGCGGCTTCGGTGGCGACGCAGGCTTTGCAGGCGACGTCTTCGTGACCAATCACGGCCTGTTGCAGACCGGCTTGCTCGCGGCCGGCAGACCGTGA
- the radC gene encoding RadC family protein — MVTTGDDDERSFFAEVPVRPAAKARPAPAEKPGYLGHRDRLRERFASAGPDALPDYELLELLLFRLIPRADTKPAAKALLARFGTLAEVLGAPINLLQEVKGIGPAVALDLKIVAATAQRMAHGEVHGREVLSSWTQLLAYCRSAMAFEAREQFRILFLDKKNTLIADEVQQTGTVDHTPVYPREVVKRALELSATAIILVHNHPSGDPTPSRADIEMTKEIIEAGRRLGIAVHDHIIIGRKGYASMKGLLLI; from the coding sequence ATGGTGACAACGGGCGACGACGACGAGCGGAGTTTCTTTGCCGAGGTGCCGGTTCGGCCCGCGGCGAAGGCCAGGCCGGCTCCAGCCGAAAAACCTGGATATCTCGGCCATCGCGACCGCTTGCGCGAGCGCTTTGCCTCGGCTGGCCCTGATGCCCTGCCCGATTATGAGCTTCTGGAGCTCTTGCTCTTCCGGCTGATCCCGCGCGCCGACACCAAGCCGGCCGCCAAGGCGCTGCTGGCGCGCTTCGGCACGCTGGCCGAAGTGCTCGGCGCGCCCATCAACCTGCTGCAGGAGGTCAAGGGCATCGGCCCGGCGGTGGCGCTCGACCTGAAAATCGTGGCGGCGACAGCGCAGCGCATGGCGCATGGCGAAGTGCATGGCCGCGAGGTCCTTTCGTCCTGGACGCAGCTTCTCGCCTATTGCCGCTCGGCCATGGCCTTCGAAGCGCGCGAGCAGTTCCGCATCCTGTTCCTCGACAAGAAGAACACGCTGATCGCCGACGAGGTGCAGCAGACCGGCACTGTCGACCACACGCCCGTCTATCCCAGGGAAGTCGTCAAGCGGGCGCTCGAACTGTCGGCCACCGCGATCATCCTGGTGCACAACCATCCTTCGGGCGATCCGACGCCGTCGCGCGCGGACATCGAGATGACGAAAGAGATCATCGAAGCAGGCAGACGGCTGGGCATCGCCGTGCACGACCACATCATCATCGGGCGCAAGGGATACGCCAGCATGAAGGGTTTGTTGCTGATCTAG
- the map gene encoding type I methionyl aminopeptidase, with translation MVTYLDAATAPLRNTGQIRLYGEDGFAGMRKACDLTARCLDALVPMVAPGVTTDTIDRFVFEFGMDHGALPATLNYRGYTKSSCTSINHVVCHGIPDNKPLKDGDIVNIDVTYILDGWHGDSSRMYPVGTIKRAAERLLEVTHECLMRGIAAVRPGARTGAIGAAIQTYAEAERCSVVRDFCGHGVGQLFHDAPNILHYGSANEGVEMRPGMIFTIEPMINLGRPHVKVLSDGWTAVTRDRSLSAQYEHTIGVTDTGCEIFTLSPNNLDRPGLPA, from the coding sequence ATGGTCACCTATCTCGACGCCGCCACGGCCCCTCTCCGAAACACCGGCCAGATCCGCCTCTATGGCGAGGACGGTTTTGCCGGCATGCGCAAGGCATGCGACCTCACCGCGCGTTGCCTGGACGCGCTGGTGCCGATGGTCGCGCCCGGCGTCACCACGGACACCATCGACCGTTTCGTCTTCGAGTTCGGCATGGACCACGGCGCGCTGCCGGCGACGCTGAATTATCGCGGCTACACGAAATCGTCCTGCACCTCGATCAACCATGTCGTCTGTCACGGCATTCCAGACAACAAGCCGCTGAAGGATGGCGACATCGTCAACATCGACGTCACCTACATCCTCGACGGCTGGCACGGCGATTCCTCGCGCATGTATCCGGTCGGCACGATCAAGCGCGCCGCCGAGCGGTTGCTCGAGGTCACCCATGAATGCCTGATGCGCGGCATCGCCGCGGTCAGACCGGGTGCGCGCACCGGCGCCATCGGCGCCGCCATCCAGACCTATGCCGAGGCGGAGCGCTGCTCGGTGGTGCGCGACTTCTGCGGCCACGGCGTTGGCCAGCTGTTCCACGACGCCCCGAACATCCTGCACTATGGCAGCGCCAATGAAGGCGTCGAGATGCGGCCCGGCATGATCTTCACCATCGAGCCGATGATCAATCTCGGCCGCCCGCATGTGAAGGTGCTGTCGGATGGCTGGACGGCGGTGACACGCGATCGCTCGCTGTCGGCGCAGTACGAACACACGATCGGCGTGACCGACACGGGCTGCGAGATTTTCACGCTCTCGCCCAACAACCTCGACCGGCCCGGCCTGCCGGCCTGA
- a CDS encoding DUF6074 family protein — MRIITCISSYDYASTAALSFRFHIRGYAIACSAMVDSLRQFMVWKMSPEKVRAFPIDRQLFLVREVAAKLYDLHGEPAASFWRAKAAELLDLVVGSGRDRATASDEVRRFFLAVQRELSAELAAEPAPVLSA, encoded by the coding sequence TTGCGGATCATCACGTGCATCTCGTCCTATGACTACGCATCGACTGCGGCGTTAAGCTTCCGTTTCCACATCAGAGGCTACGCCATTGCTTGCTCAGCAATGGTTGATTCGTTGCGTCAGTTCATGGTTTGGAAGATGTCCCCAGAAAAAGTCCGTGCATTCCCGATCGACCGTCAGCTATTCTTGGTCAGGGAAGTTGCAGCCAAGCTCTACGATCTGCATGGCGAGCCTGCAGCCTCGTTCTGGAGGGCTAAAGCAGCCGAATTGCTTGACCTCGTTGTTGGGTCGGGCAGGGACAGAGCCACAGCCAGTGATGAGGTGCGCAGGTTTTTCCTGGCCGTACAAAGAGAGCTTTCGGCTGAGCTGGCTGCTGAGCCGGCTCCAGTTCTTTCCGCCTGA
- a CDS encoding glutamine amidotransferase, giving the protein MAKAKVLLVGESWMSSATHYKGFDQFGSVTFHLGATPLVTALKDSEFDLEYMPAHEAVEKLPFTMEGLAQYKAIILSDIGANSLLLHPDVWLHGKTVPNRLKLLRDWTLAGGGLIMIGGYFSFQGIDGKARWHRTAVEDALPVTCLPNDDRLEIPEGFRPEIIGPRDHPLFAGIDGEWPILLGANEVVARERDDVEVLARLPQDQGGHPLLVTGRHGEGRTLVWTSDIGPHWLPNSFVEWPGYARLWTNVLRWVSKAV; this is encoded by the coding sequence ATGGCGAAAGCAAAAGTCCTTCTGGTCGGCGAAAGCTGGATGAGCTCGGCGACTCACTACAAGGGCTTCGACCAGTTCGGCAGCGTCACCTTTCATCTGGGTGCAACACCGCTCGTCACCGCCCTGAAGGACAGCGAATTTGATCTTGAGTACATGCCGGCCCATGAGGCCGTCGAAAAGCTGCCTTTCACCATGGAGGGCCTGGCGCAATACAAGGCGATCATCCTCTCCGACATCGGCGCGAACTCGCTGCTGCTCCATCCCGATGTCTGGCTGCACGGCAAGACGGTCCCCAACCGGCTCAAGCTATTGCGCGACTGGACGCTGGCCGGCGGCGGCCTGATCATGATCGGCGGCTACTTCTCCTTCCAGGGCATCGACGGCAAGGCGCGCTGGCACCGCACGGCTGTCGAGGATGCGCTGCCGGTGACCTGCCTGCCCAACGATGACCGGCTTGAGATCCCCGAGGGCTTTCGGCCTGAGATCATCGGGCCCAGGGATCACCCGCTCTTTGCCGGCATCGACGGTGAATGGCCCATTCTTCTCGGCGCCAATGAGGTCGTTGCCCGCGAGCGGGACGATGTCGAAGTCCTGGCCCGGCTGCCGCAGGACCAGGGCGGTCACCCCCTGCTGGTCACGGGACGCCATGGCGAGGGTCGCACCCTGGTCTGGACGTCAGATATCGGCCCGCACTGGCTGCCGAACAGTTTTGTCGAATGGCCCGGCTATGCGCGCCTTTGGACCAACGTGCTGCGCTGGGTGAGCAAGGCCGTCTAA
- a CDS encoding carbohydrate kinase family protein, whose amino-acid sequence MQRKRPTIADVARTAGVSIGTVSNFINGTAGLREDTRERIEKAVAALMYRPSSFARSLPGRAPRRPKNLDHLPRLLVAGRVSVDFLCRVDVLPHRDDRITASHIEKALGGPAANLAVAAAGVGAPYALDVELATAVGRDAESDWALGELAKLGVHALPIRSTPNNRLSQAIVIIERNGSRTIISEPFELGEVDLTANLDIQPEQRPACLHIEGFHYETMTASIARFHQAGWRVSLHSAGLPRSARTPETFTQMVRQIDLTFINDVMMREIFGFRTGMASMIEEVRLMLSRIKPRGTVVLTLGEFGAVVFPSGGGPQIEVPALPVNRVDATGAGDSFAGIFLSLWLHGASLDAAARYAAIGASLTTTVEGAQGYIADFATLKATASANDTVMAS is encoded by the coding sequence TTGCAACGCAAGCGCCCTACCATAGCGGATGTCGCACGAACCGCCGGTGTCTCCATCGGCACGGTCTCGAACTTCATCAATGGCACCGCCGGCCTCAGGGAAGACACACGCGAACGCATCGAGAAGGCGGTTGCCGCGCTGATGTACCGGCCGAGTTCCTTTGCCCGTTCCCTGCCCGGCCGCGCGCCCCGCAGGCCAAAAAACCTCGATCATCTGCCAAGGCTGCTGGTCGCCGGTCGCGTCAGCGTCGACTTCCTGTGCCGCGTCGACGTGCTGCCGCATCGCGACGACCGCATCACCGCCAGCCATATCGAAAAGGCGCTGGGCGGCCCGGCCGCCAATCTCGCGGTTGCCGCGGCCGGCGTCGGGGCCCCCTACGCGCTTGACGTGGAACTGGCGACAGCGGTCGGCAGGGACGCCGAGAGCGACTGGGCTTTGGGCGAACTCGCCAAACTGGGTGTCCACGCCCTCCCTATCCGCAGCACGCCCAACAACCGGCTTTCCCAAGCGATCGTCATCATCGAGCGCAACGGCAGCCGCACCATCATCAGCGAACCGTTCGAGCTTGGCGAGGTCGACCTGACCGCCAATCTGGACATCCAGCCCGAGCAGCGCCCGGCCTGCCTGCATATCGAAGGCTTTCACTATGAGACGATGACCGCCTCCATCGCGCGCTTTCATCAGGCCGGCTGGAGGGTCAGTCTGCATTCGGCCGGTTTGCCCAGAAGCGCGCGCACGCCCGAAACCTTTACACAGATGGTCAGGCAGATCGATCTGACCTTCATCAACGACGTGATGATGCGCGAGATTTTCGGTTTTCGCACCGGGATGGCGAGCATGATCGAAGAGGTGCGCTTAATGCTGTCACGCATCAAGCCGCGCGGGACGGTCGTGCTCACCCTTGGCGAGTTCGGCGCGGTCGTCTTCCCGTCGGGTGGCGGCCCACAGATCGAGGTGCCGGCACTGCCGGTCAACCGCGTCGATGCCACCGGCGCCGGCGACAGCTTCGCCGGCATCTTCCTGAGCCTGTGGCTGCATGGCGCGTCGCTGGACGCCGCCGCCCGCTATGCCGCGATCGGCGCAAGCCTGACGACCACGGTCGAAGGCGCGCAGGGCTACATCGCGGATTTCGCGACCCTGAAGGCCACCGCCTCGGCGAACGACACTGTGATGGCAAGTTAA
- a CDS encoding DUF982 domain-containing protein, producing the protein MDRLQFEVPVRIAQGSGLPVEEIYSVDQALDFLQDWPARRQGPVYQKAFNACFGATVDVVKTEDACRAFMAFCRLTGLMASDMMAPRKRGGEARALQA; encoded by the coding sequence ATGGACAGATTGCAATTCGAGGTGCCGGTGCGCATTGCGCAAGGCTCCGGCTTGCCCGTCGAGGAGATTTACAGCGTCGACCAGGCGCTGGATTTTCTTCAGGACTGGCCGGCACGCCGGCAGGGGCCGGTGTATCAAAAAGCCTTCAACGCCTGCTTCGGCGCCACGGTTGACGTGGTCAAGACCGAGGATGCCTGCCGTGCGTTCATGGCGTTCTGCCGCCTCACCGGACTGATGGCCAGCGACATGATGGCGCCGCGCAAGCGTGGCGGCGAGGCGAGGGCGCTGCAGGCTTGA